A single Parabacteroides timonensis DNA region contains:
- a CDS encoding HU family DNA-binding protein, giving the protein MAQGYKLVTRKVTDLKGGAIQEKTYAIPDYNGYTDMDTLCVMIGARSTVSSADVKAVLDNLNFILDMELRAGRIVQLGEFGNFRLSLSSRGAADKKSFTQADVKGARVLFYPGAALRNTKKLVAFTSTEKKEDGDSGSGDEDDRPVIE; this is encoded by the coding sequence ATGGCTCAGGGCTACAAATTAGTAACAAGAAAAGTGACCGACCTGAAAGGCGGTGCAATACAGGAAAAAACTTATGCAATACCGGATTACAACGGCTACACCGACATGGACACACTGTGTGTTATGATCGGGGCGCGATCTACCGTCTCCAGTGCGGATGTGAAAGCAGTGTTGGACAACCTTAACTTCATTCTCGACATGGAACTCCGTGCAGGGCGTATCGTGCAGCTGGGTGAGTTCGGTAATTTCCGCCTCTCACTCTCCAGCAGGGGTGCTGCCGACAAGAAGTCGTTCACCCAGGCGGATGTCAAAGGAGCACGCGTGCTTTTCTATCCGGGTGCAGCGCTACGCAACACCAAGAAGCTGGTCGCCTTCACTTCTACCGAAAAGAAGGAAGACGGCGACTCCGGAAGCGGAGACGAGGACGACAGACCGGTGATTGAATAG